GGTCTTATATAATGGGTTTCAATTATTGaagattctattttaatttagattgggcttttttaaaaaacggaGGAAGATGTTAATTATTAACTTATTTTAACTGGGTGAGGCAGGCCATAGGGTCCCATTTTTCAAGCTGATTACAAGTACCAAagacttaattttaatttattactcATTAGGTCAGATTGTCCATGATCAGTAGGGGATATTTGGAAAGAATTGATGCCATGGATATGGGGATTTTAGGCAAGGGAATAATTAAAATAGTTGAGGCTGGGCGTATCtgttcatttccattttaaattcagtAACTCTCCAGCTGTTTTTTTATCAGCTTGATCAGATGTGGGGTAGGAGAAGGGAATGAGATGAAGCTTAAAATCTGGCGGCAGACAAACATCAAAAACGGAATCAAACTCATTATTGCATACGACCACCCCACACACATCACAACTCTCCCTATCTACACCCTCACCGCCACCTtcccacacacacagaaacaccaattccttttcctctttcactgTGGAATAAATTATTAAGCAGGAAATTTGTCTTCAGTGCTCATTCCTCATCTAGTCCTTAATCCCAATGTCTGGCTAACTGTGGCTGCCAGCCTGTCTCACAACCTGGAAGGTTCTCAACTCCCTCCCTCCTCATACACATGCTCttccccttctttccctccctctccattATTTGAAAACACCACAGAGATACACAGACCTTTTCAAAGTCTTTTGGTTGAATTTTAATCATCAACATCCAAGAATCTTGGTGCAATATGTAGTTTCTCTGCACAGGAGACCATTTCTAGAGGTTAACCTAGAGATGAGATAGGTCTTGGTCTTCTGATGAGCTCTCAGAATCACTTTAGGTGGGAGATTTCTTGTGGCTGTCTTCATCCTCATTTGGCTGATTTTCATCCCTTTTTTTATTACTGTGGGTATACAAAATTAATACTGTTGACTTTTTCCCCGCTTTACGTCTTTCTGAATTCTGCTGAACAAATGATCTTATCTTCTTTGCTGCCTTCAACAACTGGAAGAAAAACAGAGTGAGCCAAAAGAGACATTAATTTGGAGAAGTGGATAGGGAATGTGTGGAAAGGGAGATTTTGTGATGATGAGTACAGGTTGAGGAAAGATTTTGTGCCAGATAAGGACAAGGTAGGAATCTTGGGTTAGGTATCAATGGGGAGGAAGAGTCACATAATTAGGGATATCTGACCTCGTCAGTTTCACCTTCTTTAGCTTCACGAgtagttttctttctccttttcattctgGGATTTTCTTGGCTTGTGCTTGCGGATGGTTCAGGCATGTCTGAACTACCTTCTCCTACTTCTTCGGTATCCTTTGGGATAGTGTAGCAATGGTGGCCTATAGTCCCTTTTGGCTCCTTGTTAATCTCCGCCATCTTAGAGCAAAAGTAGGCTATagcctcttttatttcttcaggAACATCTTCTATCTTAGAACAACAGTAGCGTACAGTGTCTTCCTCTTCTTCACTAAACTCTGCCATCCTAGATGAACAGTAGCCTACAGCCTCTCCTGATTTTTCCCTAACCTCTGCCACCCTAGAGCAACAGTAGCCTACTCCAGGCCTCCtgatctctctctatatatactcCTCAGGACAATGAGATTCCACATTCTTCAGCCTGATTGGCCAGCAAGAAATTACTCTGCCAATGGTAGCCCTGGGGTGGCTTAGACATCACAAAGCACCACTCCTGACAATTTCATGgcttacacatcacaaagcaccaCTCCTGACTATTCCATGTGGGGAGGGACAGGGTACAGGGGAGTCTAAACGGTCTGGTTAGAGAAAAAGGGGAGCTTCCTCAACACCAATAAGGGTCATTCTAAAGTGACCTCTCACCCTTCTTCATCTCTCCTAGTTTAATTGTGGTGTGTCACATGGCTTAGAAGGGTGTTTTCCCCAAGCCATTCCCCATGGCTACCCCAGTCAGTCATTCATTCTGTTGTCTCCCAGCCTTCACCAATACTGGATATTTTGTATGTCTTATCGAAAATCCTTCTGAGCCAGTGTGCCCATATTTAAGTCTAAATACAGATGTGAGTTATCTCACTTTTCTCCAACACTCGCCTCTACCAGGCAACTTtcccagggtgtgtgtgtgtgtgtgtgtgtgtgtgtgtgtgtgtgtgtgtgtgtgtgtgtgtgtgtgtgtgtgtgtgtgtgtgtgtgtgtgtgtgtcgttaCTGCATACAAGTCATGGACATTCCTCTCTACCTTATTCATATAAGTTTCTTCTTTCAGAGAACCTCATATCAAGTCGATATCATCAGGATTATGTGACTCCTCCATGAAAATGGTTGAATGAATCCCTTGTTTTTTTCCACGAGGGTGTCATGGATGTTTCTCCCTAAAACTCTGATGATCAAAATCTTTTCTGTGACACTGACCTAAGCAGTATCGCAAGAAGCATTTTTAAATCTCCTAGTGAGTTATCTGCTTTTTGGAGTGTGTTCTCAGCATTTCAAATAGTAACTGCTCTCCCTCCATATGAGTGACCACCCAATGGGCCTATATATTGAAGAGACTCTCAGTCTTTCTCCTGAACTGTCTATAGAAAGAATACTAACACCTGGTTTAGAAACAACTGATGGTAAAAACGAAAGAGTTTATCCTTGAGCCTAGTTTCAGTCATATCTTATATTGGAATTGAGACACATGATTCAATCTGAATTCACAGATCCAGGCTGAAACACAACATTCAGGGCTGCATTAAGAAGGGCTCCAATCCAATATTCCTCTCAATAAGTGTCAATCAGTTAAACTGCTGACTTACGTTGTTGAAATCTTTAGCACAGGCTTGGTAGAACTCTACCAATGCTGCACAAAGCAGTACAGTTTAAAGTACAAGCCAGGCCGCAGGCAGTAGCTCAAACTGCATGTCACCAGCAGGTAGCAGTGCCAGTTAGGAAgctaaagcaagagaaaaaagaccCCTGGTGGTAGTGAAGAGTGCCTAGATATCCTGTTCACAGATTCAATGTGACAGGATGGATGCCACACCAAAAATTTGGTTTGGATGTCAAAACTGATGATACATGCACCAAAAGGGAATGGAAAATTTTATTACTCACATAATGAGGCTTTCTGGGGAGATCAGGACAGATTTCCAAGCAGGTAAAAGAATGCTTGAgagaacagagaggaaaaaaaaaaaaaactggcttggCTTTTATGATGGTTAGGGGGTAAAGCTGGTATGAGTGTCCCACACACAGACTAGGGCTTGCATGGTTTGACCTTCACACTAGCCCTAAAGAAGGAATCACCTGGGCTTTCTTATCAGATCTaggtaagaagaggaagaggaagtggtGGGTCTTGAAAATTGTTAGCCGTCAAATGTAAAACATGGAGTCAGATTCTATTACAGAGCTATTTTACAGAAGTGTTGTGTCAATGCAAAATGTTCTAGCaaaatttagaattttcaaaACCACTGTAACCAAACTTCTCATATTGTTTTTGGTTTAagctgcatttcattacattagcATAACCAAAATTATGgtcctttaaatattctttaagaaagcttaggattatcttggttCATCAACAGAGAAACTGTGCAGAAAGACAAAGCTGTTACCATCAGCAAGTCTGCTGCTCTGTCTACAGGAGTGCAGACCTAATTTCACTATCTGCTGAATTATGTGAGGCTTTTTACCTTCTTCCTATCTCAGATCATTAAAGACTGTAATCATAATTACAGAAGCCAACATTTATTGACCACTAAATATATGCTGAAATTAAGCTAAATAATTgtcatacctgagactggataagttagaaaaatcagaaatttatttctcacaattccagatgctgagaagtccaagatcaaggtgccagcaggtttggtTGTCTGGTAAGggcttgctctctgcttccaagatggtaccTTTTTACTGCATCCTCTGGTGGGGAGGAacgctgtgtcttcacatggaaaGTGGTAGAAGGAAAAGCCAGTCTAAAGTTGTATGAAGACTCTTTTTAACGGCCCTGATCCTATTCATGAGCAAGGAGCCCTCATgccctaatcacctcttaatgaACCCGcctcttaatactgtcacattggcaAAATCTGAACTTTGGAGgagacacatttaaaccatagctaTAACCACATCCATATTCAATGCTTGTCACAACCCTATTGGGGTAATTTGCAAAATAACACTTTTTGCCACCTCCATTCCAATTGTGGAAGCAGAAAAGATCATTGAGGAAAGTGCATGGGAATATTTATAGGCCAGGTTGAAAGGGACATGTATCACTCCCACTAACATTTCATTGGCAAGAGCTCACATAGCCATATTTAACTGCAAGAGAGATGGATAAACGGAATCTACCAAGAAGAGGATTATTTGAGTGTTGGTGATCAGCTAGCAATCTGCTACAACTGTCCCATCATCACTTTATTCCTAGCGCATAGAGTAGGGACTGGTATGTAGTAAGTGGTCACAAATATATCTGTTGAGTGAATGAGTTTGAATATTTGGTCAGAGTTACATATAGAAACATATAGAACTAGGTCAGAAACACATAGAACTTGGTTAGGTAATTTTTTAGATCTGCCACCAAATGCACaagcaacaaacaaaattaaactggactatatcaaatttaaaaatccgctgcaaaaaatatacaaaaaaatgaaaaggcaacccgaagaaaaggagaaacatatttgcaaatcacgTATTTGGCAAAGATCTAGTAGGCAGAATATTCTTacaactcaaaaacaaagaaataaaacactcaATTAAAAGTTAGGTAAAGAACTTAAGCTGACATTTATCAAAGGAAGATGTATAAATaaccaacaaatacatgaaaag
This genomic stretch from Pongo pygmaeus isolate AG05252 chromosome X, NHGRI_mPonPyg2-v2.0_pri, whole genome shotgun sequence harbors:
- the LOC129025229 gene encoding uncharacterized protein LOC129025229; translation: MAEFSEEEEDTVRYCCSKIEDVPEEIKEAIAYFCSKMAEINKEPKGTIGHHCYTIPKDTEEVGEGSSDMPEPSASTSQENPRMKRRKKTTREAKEGETDELLKAAKKIRSFVQQNSERRKAGKKSTVLILYTHSNKKRDENQPNEDEDSHKKSPT